A stretch of DNA from Candidatus Nomurabacteria bacterium:
ATTACTAGTTTTTTAAATTTTGGCTTTTTTGTTTTAACCTCAAATCCTAAGTTATTTATGCCACGAAGTTCATCGCGTTGCTCTTTTAATCTCTCGATAATTTGAGCATTAGTCTCTTGCGCATCCTGCTGAGCAATATTTAATTGCTCATGAGTGCCTGACTGGTTTTTTTGTGCAGTATTTACTGGTTCCACTTTTATTTAAGTTTAGTAAGTTGGTTTTATTAAGCTTAAGTTTAACAGAAATGTTATTTTTCTATCTAATAGTATTTACTTGGGTCAGTGTACAGATTATTGTGTTAGAATTCTAAGCTATATGGATTTGAATCAACTTGTTACTACAGTAGGTTTGCTCGGAATTTGGCTGATTTTATTTGCAGAATCTGGTCTTCTTTTTGGTTTTTTCTTGCCTGGGGATAGTTTGCTTCTTACTGCTGGGATTTTAGCTGCGGGAGGTAACTATTTTGGTATCATTCCTCTTTTAATAGTTTGTATATCGGCAGCAATTTTAGGTGATAGCGCAGGCTACGCTATTGGTGCTACAACTGGAAAAAAGATTAAAAATAATAAAAATAGCTTTATTGTTAAAATGGGCTATCTAAATGAGGCTGAAAAGTTTTATAACAAACATGGAGGCAAAACTATTGTTTTTGCAAGATTTGTGCCTGCGGTAAGGAGTTTCGTACCAATGGTTGCGGGTATGAGCAATATGCACTATTTAAGCTTTATTAAGTTTAATGTGATTGGTGGTATTTTATGGGGTGGTGGTGTAACTCTAATTGGATACTACTTTGGTAAAATTGATTGGGTACGCCGCTACTTTGAGTTAATTATTATTGGTATTATCCTAGCCTCTCTTATACCTGGCTTGTGGCATGTGGCGAGTACAAGAGAAAAACGTGCCAGACTAAAAACTAATATTTTAGCTGCCAAAAAGAGCTTAAAAGAGCACAGAATGAATAAAAAAGCTACTAAGAATAAGAAGTAATCTAAAAAATTATGAAAGCTACAACGATAAAAAAGAAGGTAAAACCGACTAAGCTACTTTGGATAGATCTAGAGATGACCGGTCTTGATACTGATACTGAGGTAATTACAGAAGTTGCTGCTTTAGTTTCTGACTTTAAGCTTAAAATTGAAGAAGAGTATGAAGCTGTTGTGCATTACTCAGAAGATGAGCTTCAAAAAAGATTTGATGCTGAAGAACAGGGTTTTTGGAACTCGATGCCAGAAGAACGAGATAAACTTAAAAAAGCATGCGCTAAGTCTAAAAAAAGTCTTAAAGAGATCGAAAAGGAGCTAATTAAGATTTGTAAAAAAAGCTTCCCTAAAGAAGAAAAGATTATTTTAGCGGGTAATTCTATCAGGGCAGATCGTGAATTTATTGAGAAATATATGCCAGATCTAACTTCTCTGCTCCACTACCGTATGTTTGATGTAACTGGGCTTAAAATTTGGATCGAAGGTAATGGCCATGAAGGGCGCAAAAAAGAAGAGCGTCATCGAGCGCTTTACGACATCCACGAGAGCATGGCTGAGCTTAAATATTACCTTGAGAAGGGCTGGATGAGGCTCTAGTATTTTAACTTGTAGCACTTAGGCTAAGCATAGTCCCTGCAGCATGTGTTAAAAGATTGGCGGCACACCCCATGTGCTCAGGTGGTATTGTGTGCGTTCTTGATGTCGCGACTACTTTTTGTCGTGTGGCACTTCTAGTGATTTGTATTGGGCAATTTGGGCAGCTCTCGTCTGTTTTTTTAATTTCTGCAATTTGGACAGATGGTGTCCATAGCTCTACTACCCCGCTCTTATGGAACAGCTCCCAAGCTAGACTGAGGCACTCAAGGGTTCTGGAAAGTTCGTAGACACTAACGACTTGGTCGCCTTCGCCTAAGTCTGTGACAATACGGACTTCCCCAAGGCTAGGTCTTCTCATATTGTTATTATTCTAACATAGAACAATGATGCAAGTCAATGTTTTTGTTGCATTTTATAGGCTTTGGTAAAATTAGAGGTAAATGACTCATGGGCAAGAAATTCGTGATTATCTACTAGCTAAACCAAATGCTTGGCTTGACTTCCCTTTTGGTCCAGAAGCCGAAGTTTACAAAGTTGGCGAGGGTGATAAAGCTAAGATGTTTGCAATAATACAATCTGGTAAAGATCCTGTTAACTTAAGTTTAAAGTGTGATCCTAACCTGGCTGAGCACTTAAGAGAGAAGTTTATAACGGTGATGCCTGGCTATCACTTAAATAAGAAGCACTGGAATACTATTGTCTGTTCTGGAGAGGTCTCTGAGCAGGATTTAAAAGATTTAATTGATCTAAGCTATAGATTAGTCACTGAATAAAATTATTGGACAATTATATCTTTTTTGGTATAATTTGTACCTAGGTTTTGCCCAAAGACAGTAGCCAGAGCAAGTTAATAAATTTTTTTATAACAGCTTAAGAAGTACTACCGAGGGTCTGAAATTAAAAATGTTTGTATAAAAATTAGTAGCACAAGTTGTTTGACTAGTTCTGCTATAATAAAAATGAACAAACTTTTTAAATAAGGTTTTTCAGATTCAAAAGAGTCATTGGCATTTGCGAGAGCCAACGACTCTTTTTAATTTAACAAAATCCTGCGCACTACTCTTTTTAAAAGAAAAGGGTCGGCTAGTGTTTAAAAAAATAAAGGTATAAAGTTTTATGGCTTTAACAAAAGAACAAAAAGATGCGGTTGTTGCTGAAGTTACAGAACTTCTTACGACTAGTAAGATGACTGTAATCTGTGAGTACCAAGGGATGAGCGTTGCTCAGGCTCAAGAACTCCGCAGAAATGCATTACAAAATGGTAGCAGCGTAAAAGTTGTTAAGAATCGTCTTTTAAGGCATGCGGCTTCTAAAATTGAATCTTTAAAAGATCTTGATTTAAGTGGTCATGCTGGTCAGCTAATGTACATCTTCAATCCTGAAGATGAAGTAGCAGCAGCTAAGCTTGCCAATGAATTCGCTAAAAAGAACCCCGAGCTTAAACTCGTGGCTGCATTTAGTGATGAAGGCGTTCTTATGGACGAAGCTGGGGCTAAGGCTCTTGCTGCTCTACCAAATAGACAAGAAATGCTTGCCACTCTAATCAATACTCTTAAGGCTCCGGCTAGAGGTGTGGTTAGTGGTCTTTCTGGTAACTTGGGCGGGTTAGTCCAGGCACTTGAAGCTAAAGCAAATTAAGTAAATAAATAACTTAAGGAATTAAATAATAATATGGCAGATGTTAAAAAATTAGCAGATGAGCTTGTTAAGCTTACTGTTTTAGAAGTAAAAGAATTAAGTGACATCTTAAAAGATGAATACGGTATTGAGCCTGCTGCAGCTGCTGTTGCAGTTGCTGGGGCTGCTCCTACAGCTGGTGGTGATGAAGCTGGTGGTGATGAAGCTAAGAGTGACTTTACTGTTATGTTAAAAGATGCTGGCGCTCAAAAGGTTGCAGTTATCAAAGCAGTTAAAGAAGCTACTGGTTTAGGTCTCGGTGAGGCTAAGGCTATCGTAGATGAGGCTCCTAAGGCCGTCAAAGAAGGCGTACCAAAGGAAGAAGCTGAGGCTATGAAGAAGGCTCTAGAAGAAGCTGGTGCTACTGTTGAGCTAGTTTAGTTCTTACTAAATTACTTAAACTAAAAGATCCTAGATTTTGTCTGGGATCTTTTTTGGTTATAATTAAGCTTATGATTGATGTTTTAATGGTTGGTTTTGCTGTAATGTATGCTCTGAGCGCTTATCTCAGAAAGAGTACAATCGGCGGGGCTGTCTTTGGTCTATATGCTGGTTTATTCTTTAATACCCAGTATAACTCTAGCTTTGTTACTTGGATATCACGTCATGGTGTTGAGGGTGACGCTAGTTTTTTAAATGCTGCCGTGGCTCTTTTCTTTATACTCTTCCCTACTATCTTAGCTTTACTTAATTTTAGGAGCTCTCGAGGTCATTTAGTCCTGAGATTAGGGCTATCAATTCTCTTAGGTGTATTAACGGGTTATTATGTAGGTATTGTCTTGGGATCCACAAGCAGTCTGAATGGTTTATCCACTGGTCCGATTTATGATTTTGTAGAGAGTTTTATAACACCAATAGGTGTAGTTGCTATGGGGCTAGGAATGGCAGATATAGTAATGGGTAAGAGTAAGAAAGCTAAGGAAGAATAAACTTAAGCGTCTTGATTTTAAACTGTAAAGGGTGTATCTTTTAAGTAGGTATTAGTTTAGGTGCAAGACACCAGGATTTAGAATGAAAAACAAAAAGCTCAAAAAAAATAAATCTAGAAATAAATTGGTTGCGACAATTGTTGTAGCTTTACTCCTTTGTGCTACTATAGCGTACGTGACATTCTTTAGGGATAACTCATCTGAGGTAAGTCAGCAGGAGCAACAAACTGCTGAGCAAGCCGACGTAGATTCTGCTAAGCAACGGGTTGAGGAAGAATCTCAAAACGAACCACTTAAGGATAACGAACAATCCGCTGAGGATAACTCCACTACTCAATCTGCTGAGCCAATAATGTTAAGCAATTTAAGCTTTAGTCAGTCGGATGGGATGGTTAGGGCAAGCGTTGAGGTTTCTGGCATGACTTCTGGTGATTGTAGCTTTATATTCACCGATAGTGACGGGCGTGCTATTACTAAGGCTGCTCAAGTATCTGCTGGCAAATGCTCGCTCAGTGCTCCAGAAGTGGAATTTACCAATATCGGTCAATACTCTTTAGTAGCTAAGGTTAAAGATAAATCTATATCAAAGACTATTAATATTGATTAAAATAACTATGGATATTAGAAGAAAGAGACTTAGTTTTGGAGGTATAACGTTATTTGTTGTCCTTTTATTAAGTGTTTTTAATTTTTCTCCAAAAACAAATGCTTTAAGTGGGTCTGAGTTTAACGCCGGGAGAATCATTGACGATGCAGTTTTCTTCAATTCTAACTCGATGAGTGTGGCAGAGATTCAAAGCTTTTTGAATAATAAAGTTACTTGTGACACTAACGGTTCTAAAATGACCGGGGGTATAACTAGGGCTCAGTACGCTGCTCAAAGAGGTTGGCCAACTGTCTTTACTTGTTTACCTCAGTATAGGGAGAACCCTTCCACACACGAAAATAATATTGGTAACCCAAATTACAACCCACCAGGTTCTCATAGCGCTGCTCAGATTATTTATAATGTTAGCTCAGATTGGGGAGTAAGCTCAAAAGCTCTAATCGTACTACTTCAAAAAGAACAAGGGTTAGTTACTGATGAGTGGCCAGTACCTCGACAATATCAAATAGCTACTGGTTATGGTTGCCCTGACACCGCACCGTGCGATGAACAGTATTATGGATTTGTAAATCAATTGACTAAGGCAGCATATCAATTCAAAAGATATGTTCAGAATTCGTCTGGGTATAGATACAGGGCTGGTCAAGTTAACTCGATTTACTGGTCCCCAACTACTTCTTGTGGTGCCAGCAATGTATATATTGAAAATGGCGCTACGGCAGCGCTATATAACTACACACCATATAGACCAAATCAAGCTGCATTGAATAATTTATATGGCACGGGAGATGGGTGCTCAGCTTACGGAAATAGAAACTTCTGGAGATATTTTAGAGACTGGTTCGGGACTGTAAGTGCCGATCCTTCACTCTATAGCGCAGTAGTAAAGGATGTCCGAGATGGTAAGATATATTTGGCCACTTATTCAAGGTTGCATTATATACCGTCACAAGAAATCGCAGATGCATGGGGGATAGATTTGGATTCTGCCCAAGAGCCACCTTTAACTTACTTTGCAAGTCGGTCTGTCGGACCTAATATAGTTAACTTGGCTAAAGACCGATTTGGGAATGTTTTTGTGATGGATGGAGGTGAGCGACATTATGTACAAACCTCGGGAGTGGCTGCATTATGGGGTTTAAATATCCAGGACTCTATACAAGCTGATGGATTTATTAATTCTGCTAGAGATGGGAGATGGCTCTCTAAATGTGTTGGTGTAATCGGGGGCTCTGATGGTTGGATTGGGGATACGAATGTCCGCCACTTGATTGGTTCCTCAGTAGCAAAAGCTTGGGGGTGTAATTCTGCTACTGGCATGTACGCATCGACATCTTTTGTTGAGCGTTTGCAACCCGGCGGAGCACCAGGTAGGTTCGTGCAATTTCAAGGCAAGCGTTATCTTGTGGAGGCTGGTTCGTTGTGGTCTTCAAGTGACAATAATGTAGTCTCTTGGTATAACGCAAGTGGTGATAGCTACTTCAACTGTAGTCTTGATTTGTGCTCAACCTTGCCAAAAAAAGATTTAAACTGGTTAGCTGAGGATATTAGCACTGGGAGGTGGTATGTAATCGAGGCTGGTAAAAAGCGTTATGTTAAAAACGGCAAAATAGCAAAAGCTTGGGGATTTGAGAATTTTAGTCCTAGATCTCTGCTTAGTAATGACTTGCTAGATACTTTAGCTAATGGAGCTGATTTAGGATTGTCTGCAAGATCTACTGCACCGGTTAGGTATTATATTTTGGGCGGGGATACAAAGCACTACATCCCTAATCAGACCGCTATTGATGAATGGGTTCCAGAAGGCGAAGCTATAGATTCTATAGATGTTGCGGTGTTAAATAAGTATGTCGATGGAGATTCATTAAGCTCGCCTGTCTCTAAAGACACGAACGGTCAGTACTACATTCTACAGGGAGGGGTTAAATACCCAATTGAATCTAGAAAAGTAAGTTCTTGGTCAGATAATCCTATTAATGTCGCTACAAAGCAAGTAGAGAGTATGGATACTGGAATTAGTATTGGAAACATAGTCTATTATGACGTAGGTGGGCAAAGACAGTATTTTGCAGTAATTGATAAAAAAAGGTATCAGGCAAACTATAATCAAGTAAAGAATAGTTGGGCTCTGGATCAAGCCATAAGAGCTAAGCCTTCTAGCCTAGATCGGTATGCACTCCAATCTGCACCTCTTAGCCCTTTAGTGCGATTATCTGGTAAAGTCTATAGCCTATCTAATCTAAAGAAGAAGGAGCTAAACCAGTACATCTTAAATAGAATAGACTCATCAAAAATACTCGATTTGAGTAGTGATGTGTTTGACAATAGTACATTACCTCAAGGGTCATCTTATTTATTGAAAGACAATGGAAGTAGCAATATTTGGCTAGTATCTACTAAAGGTAAGGTTTTACTTACAAGTACTGCTCAAGCACTTAATCTAGGATATATATCAATGGGTCAAGAGTTTAACCAATTAGATATAGAGACTATAAATTTAATTCCAAATGATAACACCGTTCCATCATTAGTAGTTAGATCACCAAGTGGTTCGATGAAGCTAGTAAGTTTTGGTGGTGGGTTAGGATTTGGAGATGCGGACACTGCACTTGCCTATATTGGAGTGTCTGGTAGCGTAGTGGATGTTTCACAAAGTATATTTGATTCATACGGTTTCCCTCGTAATGCAACAAGACTTATACGAGATGATGCAGGAAAAGTATATTGGCTTGAGGGTGGTAAAAAGCGATGGATATTGAATGGTGGTCTACTTGGAACGAGGTTTAACGGCATAACACAAACTTACTTACATAGTACAGTTATGACTTTGATACCTGATGGAACTGTATTAAATTAAAAGAGAAGATCTAGGCCTTACTCCCCTACTTTTCTGAGTTTTATGTAGAACTCATAATTCTCTTTACCTGGTAGCGCTTTTTCTTTTAGGATGTACTTCCATTTCTTTTTTGTTGAGTTAATATATTTTATTACTTTATTAAACTCGTGCTCGTTCCATACATGATAATGCATTGAATGCTGATCATCTGTAATACTCTTGATTGCTAGATCATATACCTTTTTTAAGTCTTTTATTTTATTTGTGTGGGCGTAAAATTCGACTACATGAAGGGCGTCTCTATACCTAGAAGGACTTTTATTATCTTCTACCAAGTGTTCAAGCTGTGTCGCGGGCCTTGTTTTATCTAAGGTCCTTTCTCGTTTCGGTACAATTAACACTAGCTCCCCGCCTTTTTTGAGTTTATCCCAGGCTGTATTCATTGCCCCTATAGGATCTCTGACGTGTTCAATTACATGTGATGCGATTATAAAGTCTAGGCTCGAGTTCTTAATGCCCTCCATTTTGTCAAAATTAGTATGTATATCAGTGGGAACATATTCAAATAAGCTGGTTGAGTAGAGTTCAGATTCAAGCTGTTCCTTATTGAAGAGGTCGGCGTATAATATTTTAGTGCCTAATGGAATTGGCAGAGGGTTTGCTGCTGCTCCAAACTCTACTCCTTTGCCAGTTAGCCCTTGAGTAATAAATTGACGCATGAAGTTCATGTCTCTGTTCATTTTTTTCATTTTAGGATCCAAAATGATTGGAGTTGGCGCTCCATAAGGATAATTTAAGGCTTCTTGTTCAGTGATCTCCTGAATATCTTCGGGCCATCTATAACCTGGTTTATTTCCTAGAGTCGAAAGGATATTAATGTCTCGTAACCATCTACGCCTACCTTGGTCAATTAAGTAAACCTTACCGGCCAGCATCCCCTTACCATTCTTAACTCTGACTAGCATATGTATTATTTTTTAATAGCAGAATACATTAAATTAGAGTCATTCTTAGAGCCACCGCCAAAAAACTTTACATCAACATTTTTATACCCATTATCTTCCAGAATCTTCTTAAGTGATTTTTTGTTGAAAAGGACAATGTGATCAGTGGGATCATAAATGTCTTGTTCGCTTACCTTCCAATGATCACTGTCGATGTTTGGAGTAGTCCCAAAAAGTAATCCACCTTTTTTCTGAATCTTTCTAATACTTTTCAATGCTTTTTGGATGTCATAAAAATGCTCTATAACCTCAACCATAACTACGCAATCAAATTTGTCACCTTTTAGCTTGTAGTTTTCTATCAAAGAAGTATCTACAGGAAGTTTAAATACCTTTTTAGCCCAACTAGCTGCAGGCTTGCTTAGTTCTAAGCTAAATGTATTCCAACCTCTTGAAAAAAGAGTATAGCTTAACATGCCAAGTCCTGAGCCAATCTCTAACAATCTTCCATGAGGATTGCCAACTTTAGATCTGTAAGCGTGATCTATCTCTCCGGCCATGTAGCGAGTACCTTCTGGGTTAATAATTGAGAGGTATCCTTCTGGGTCATCCAAATAAGTTTCGGGACTCTTTGAGTTTAAATGGCGAGTGGTAGAATATATAGTTCCACACTCTAAGCATTTAGCATATCTTTGTTTTCCAATGACTCTGAAATCCTTATTTCTGTTATTACCACAAACATCACAAGTCTCATTTGATTTCTTCACTTTTGTCAGACCCTTTTTTATCATAATTCTATCCTTTTATCTTATTTATAACTTCCATGACTGCGTCTTGGTAGCGCTTTTCACCATAATCTTTAGCTTGTTTGAGTCCATTTGATATGAGCTTTTCCCTTACCTTATTATCATTTAGTACGTTGAATATTGAATTTGCTATTTCTGTAGGGCTATTTCTGCTAATTATACAGTTTTGGTTATTCTTGTATAGATCTGACCAGTCACTGCTTTTGTTATCGTTGATAACAACTGGTACACCTGACGCCATCATTTCTAGAGGTATTACACCTGGATGTTGGCTGAACATAAGAAATAGGCATGCATCAAACGAGGAGTAAAAATCTTTTAGATCAGTATAAGGGACTTTACCAGCAACTGATAGTCCTTTTTCTTCCAGCTTGTAACTTTTTGAGTAGCTCTGAGCCCCGGCAATTACTATCTCGATATCATCTCCTAGTTTGGTTTTTAATTTAGTTAGTGCTGCTATTCCTAGCTCAAATCCATTCCGGGGCGAGTCTGGTCTTCCATAAAACATTACTCTCTTTACTTTTTTATTTGCATAGAGTGGTGCGCTCTGTGCTTTTGATTTAGTGTGATTTATATAATCACTTAAATCAAGCAACGAGGGTAAATAAGTAGAGTCATTATTTTTATTGTATTGTTCATATCTAGTGCCGAGAGCTTTTGTTCCCGCTAAAGCTAGATACCCAAAATCGTAAGTTGCTTCTGACATTGCCGATAAAGTACCTTTGGGGTAGAAATCAGGCTCCCAGTCTTGAAGGATGTAGCATTTTCGTTTAGTTTTATTGTATTTGAGCATGTCGTAAGCAGTTGTCCATAAGGTGCAGATGGCGATGGTAGAGCTTTCTATATCTATGGTGCTTGAGTTTCTGCTAGCGATGAATCTGGAATCCTTTAATGCAGGGAATTGCGATATAACAAGTTTTTTTGGTATCTTTATGCTCACATTCGAATTAAGTATGAAGGTATGCCTTGTTTCTTCTCGCATAGTTAGTTCGTTAGCTAAAGCGAAAATATTTTTAAGCCCCGCATACAAACTTTCGAACATCGGAATAAACCAAATAGCAGAGTCTATACTGCTTATTTTTCCTGTTGAATTAGCAGCTTTTATGCTCAAATCTATATCTTCTTGAGAGAAATCGTATTGGGCAGAAAGGTTATTAGCTTCATTTTGGTACTGTGATTGGTCTTCATCATTATTACCCTGAATTTCTGAGAAATAAGGTCTCAAATCAGCACCTTTTTGGAGATTTTTTAAGAACTGTTCTTTTCGTGAATCACTTGTGATATTTCGTTCGTCAAACTGTGGTCCACTGAGTAGTAAGGATAGATTAGGGTTGAAGTAACCATCTCCAATAGTTTTACTGAAGTATTTCTCAGCAAGTTTGACAACTGAAAGAGATGGGGCATCTTCCTGTCCAGAAGTTTCTTTTTCAATATTTAAAGTTACGTATGGTGTAGAGACTATCCTAAAATCTGAAGCTCGCAACAACAAGTTAATCTTCCAGAAAATGTCGAGTACGCTATCAGTCTCTTCGCAATAAAGATCTTTGTTTATTTTTGATAAAGCTGAGGATTTAATTAAAGAGAAAAATGGTGATCCAGCGGATGTGTTTCTGACCCACTCATGAAATCCAAAGATGGAAGGTGTGTAGGTGCCTTCTGAATATATTGGACCAAAGAGAGACCTAAAGCCTAGAATCCTGCCAACATCAAATAAACCTCCATTATGATCTTTGATATGAGGGCTTGCAACAGCAACCTCGGGTATACTTAGCCATCCGGCTACTTCGTGAATCTGTTGGGTGCTTATTTTAGAATTTACATTTGAGTTAAGCACCAGTAGGTCTTGATCGGGTTTTTTATCTCTTATTGAAGATAAAAACTTTTTACCATCACGGGAATCTATTGTTACTACGCTGTAATCAAAATTAACTCCTTTAAGTTGCTTTGAGAGCCTTTCTTTAGAGGTGGTATCGTCAAGATCAGTTATGAAAAGTATAAGGATTTTTTGATTAACCCTTTGATTCTTCCAATGTAAGTTTAAAAAACCATCTTTTGTATGTGTAACGGTAACATCTAATCCAGCTTTTTTTGCAGAGTAAGTAATTGCGTTTCTTTGGCCTTCTAATGCATATGGCTTAGCCATTATTGAGTGCGCAGTGGAGGTCTCTAGGACTCTCCAATGGTATAGAACTTTCGGTATGTGGCCAACTTTTTTTGATACCTTAATCAATCTAAGGAATAAATCCCAATCTTGCGCTCCATCTGTGTTAGTCTGCCAGCCACCAATTTTTTTTATTAGGGAGTGTTTAAAGACATTGAGATGAGTGAGATAGTTAGAATTAAACATTATCTCTGGAGACCAATCTGGTTTAAACATCGGCTCGTAATGTCTCCCATTTTCGTCTATTTTATCTTTGTCAGAATAAATAAAGTCATAATCATCTTCGTTTATCATCTTTGCGTTTTCGTATAATGCATCAGGTGAAATTAAATCATCATGATCGAGAAGGGCTATATAGTCCCCAGTAGCCTGTTCTAAGCATGCGTTTGAGTCGGTCGCAATTCCTCCGTTAGTAGGCATGAATCGTACTTTAATACGGTTATCTATCTTTTGGTATTTCTTTAGTAGAGCAATAGATTCTTCATTCTGGGCAACTTCAGCAATGCAGAGTTCAAAGTATGGATAAGTTTGGTTTAATACGGATTTAATCAGATCCTCAAGCACGTCTGTAGGGGGCTTATACACAGGGGTTATTATGCTTATGACTGGTTTCTTTTTAAAGTTTTTAGATTCTTCTCTTTGAGTATTTAGATCTCTGTCCGACAATGAATTATCTATTCGCCATGTCTGGTATGCCTCATTCATATCGTTAATTTTGTTAGTTGGCGCGTTTTGATTAACAATCAGTTTATTTTTTACTGCGTACATAAAGCCTGTTAGGCCTTCGCTGCTCAGTTTTCTGGTAACCTTACTAACTGCTCTAGTAGGGTTCTTAATCACATTCTTTGTAAGTAATACAATTCTCTTGGCTTTGGGTCTCATATATTTATTATTGAATTTATTTCTTTATCTTTTTTACAAGATTTATGGTCGACTCTGACAAAGGGATTTTTTTTAGTGCCGCTCTATGATTAAAAATATGTCTCTCTAGCTCATTATTTCGATCTTTTAGTCTTTCGATTTCTTCTTTGAGCGTTTCAAACTTTTGCTCTACAAGACCTTTCTCATAACTTAGAGATCCTAAAGTTTTCTTGGCTTCATAAATCGCTTTAGTTTGCGTCATAACAAGTTTAGCAATAATAATAGAGTAAAGCATCTCATAATCTAGGTAGGAACTATTACTTATTGATTTTATTTTTATTTCTGGTAGTTTATTTTGTGAGGCAATGATTATTTTTCTGTATCCTTGGTCTGTAAAGAAACTTGACGGCTTTTTCTCAAATTCTGTATTAAATTCAGTATTGATAGCTTCTATCGTAGCTTTTTTAATCTGCTCACTTGAAGCTGTAGCTAAGTTTGCAAATGCTGAGGCAAGCCAAAAATTAAATGGTAATGTAGCTACAGAGTTAGTCTTCCAGCCAGCCTTGTCAAAATAATTTCTGATTTTGTCTAAATTTGGTTTTTTACATTCAAAATGTTCTAATAGCCAATCCTGATCAACTCCAAATAGCTCCTTATTTATGGAATTTAATGAATGTTCAAATTTGTCGGTTTGGAAATCGTCATAGGGACCAGCAATAATTACAGCTTCTTTTGTTAGTTGAATAGCAGATTCAATAACTGATCTTTTATTTGCATCACCTGAAACATGTTCGAGCATATCTATCATAATCGTAAAGTCGAATTTTTTATTAAGCTTTCTAGCTTCTTCCCCCGTAGATTGTATATAGGTAATCTTGCTATTCAAACCAGCTGGCTTTGGCCTTGGGTCTACTATTGTTAATTCAAAGGCAAAGCCACTTTCAATAAGGAAGTCATAAATAA
This window harbors:
- a CDS encoding glycosyltransferase; protein product: MRPKAKRIVLLTKNVIKNPTRAVSKVTRKLSSEGLTGFMYAVKNKLIVNQNAPTNKINDMNEAYQTWRIDNSLSDRDLNTQREESKNFKKKPVISIITPVYKPPTDVLEDLIKSVLNQTYPYFELCIAEVAQNEESIALLKKYQKIDNRIKVRFMPTNGGIATDSNACLEQATGDYIALLDHDDLISPDALYENAKMINEDDYDFIYSDKDKIDENGRHYEPMFKPDWSPEIMFNSNYLTHLNVFKHSLIKKIGGWQTNTDGAQDWDLFLRLIKVSKKVGHIPKVLYHWRVLETSTAHSIMAKPYALEGQRNAITYSAKKAGLDVTVTHTKDGFLNLHWKNQRVNQKILILFITDLDDTTSKERLSKQLKGVNFDYSVVTIDSRDGKKFLSSIRDKKPDQDLLVLNSNVNSKISTQQIHEVAGWLSIPEVAVASPHIKDHNGGLFDVGRILGFRSLFGPIYSEGTYTPSIFGFHEWVRNTSAGSPFFSLIKSSALSKINKDLYCEETDSVLDIFWKINLLLRASDFRIVSTPYVTLNIEKETSGQEDAPSLSVVKLAEKYFSKTIGDGYFNPNLSLLLSGPQFDERNITSDSRKEQFLKNLQKGADLRPYFSEIQGNNDEDQSQYQNEANNLSAQYDFSQEDIDLSIKAANSTGKISSIDSAIWFIPMFESLYAGLKNIFALANELTMREETRHTFILNSNVSIKIPKKLVISQFPALKDSRFIASRNSSTIDIESSTIAICTLWTTAYDMLKYNKTKRKCYILQDWEPDFYPKGTLSAMSEATYDFGYLALAGTKALGTRYEQYNKNNDSTYLPSLLDLSDYINHTKSKAQSAPLYANKKVKRVMFYGRPDSPRNGFELGIAALTKLKTKLGDDIEIVIAGAQSYSKSYKLEEKGLSVAGKVPYTDLKDFYSSFDACLFLMFSQHPGVIPLEMMASGVPVVINDNKSSDWSDLYKNNQNCIISRNSPTEIANSIFNVLNDNKVREKLISNGLKQAKDYGEKRYQDAVMEVINKIKG